Proteins encoded by one window of Chryseobacterium sp. POL2:
- a CDS encoding pyridoxal phosphate-dependent aminotransferase — translation MERYSDRVNRLSYSQTFVMSNKVREMKAEGIDVISLTLGEPDFNVPTIVKQAAIQAINDNYSHYSPVPGFLDLRQAIADKLKRDNNLTYMPTQICVSNGAKQSIMNVLSALINDGDEVILPAPYWVSYDEMVKMMGGTSVFIETSLETDFKMTAEQLEKAITPKTKAILYSSPCNPSGSFYTYEELKAIATVVAKYPQITIISDEIYEYINYIGKHISIAEFPEIYEQTAVINGMSKAFAMTGWRIGYSACPEWLAKACDKVQGQVTSGPNTIAQRASIVALGLTKDDLSYMIDAFEKRRNLVYELMKDIKGFKCNLPKSAFYFFPDISYFIGKTINGTLIRDADDFAMSLLVNAHVGCVGGTSFGNPNCIRFSYAASEEDLIEAMRRIKEFTKDI, via the coding sequence ATGGAAAGATATTCGGATCGCGTCAACCGACTTAGCTATTCGCAGACGTTTGTAATGAGTAATAAAGTTAGAGAGATGAAGGCGGAAGGCATTGATGTTATCAGCCTCACTTTGGGAGAACCCGACTTCAATGTTCCTACAATTGTGAAACAAGCAGCGATACAAGCCATCAACGACAATTACAGCCACTACTCGCCTGTCCCTGGTTTTTTAGATCTAAGACAAGCCATCGCTGATAAATTAAAGCGTGACAACAATCTTACCTATATGCCAACACAAATTTGTGTTTCCAACGGTGCCAAACAATCTATCATGAATGTCCTTTCTGCACTCATCAATGATGGTGACGAGGTTATTCTTCCTGCACCATATTGGGTAAGTTATGACGAAATGGTAAAAATGATGGGCGGAACGTCAGTTTTTATTGAAACGAGTTTAGAAACAGATTTCAAAATGACTGCCGAACAACTAGAAAAAGCGATTACACCAAAAACAAAAGCTATCCTTTATAGCTCGCCTTGTAACCCATCTGGAAGTTTTTATACTTATGAAGAACTTAAAGCAATTGCTACAGTTGTTGCAAAATATCCACAGATTACTATTATTTCTGACGAAATCTACGAGTACATCAACTATATAGGAAAGCATATTTCTATCGCAGAATTTCCAGAAATATATGAACAAACCGCAGTTATCAATGGTATGAGCAAAGCCTTCGCCATGACAGGATGGCGAATCGGCTATTCGGCTTGTCCAGAATGGCTAGCAAAAGCTTGCGATAAAGTACAGGGACAAGTTACTAGTGGACCAAATACCATTGCGCAGCGCGCTTCGATTGTCGCTCTTGGTTTGACAAAAGACGATTTGTCTTATATGATTGATGCTTTCGAAAAACGAAGAAACCTAGTCTACGAACTCATGAAAGACATCAAAGGATTCAAATGTAATCTTCCCAAAAGTGCATTTTATTTCTTTCCAGACATCTCTTATTTCATAGGAAAAACCATCAACGGTACTTTGATAAGAGATGCAGATGATTTTGCAATGTCCTTATTAGTAAACGCTCATGTTGGGTGTGTTGGCGGAACATCATTCGGGAATCCCAATTGTATTAGATTCTCGTACGCCGCATCAGAAGAAGATCTGATTGAAGCCATGAGAAGAATAAAAGAATTCACGAAAGATATCTAA
- a CDS encoding peroxiredoxin, with translation MSLVGRQFPNVAIDAMSEMGDNLRINILEEAVNNQQKVLLFWYPKDFTFVCPTELHAFQEALEEFKKRNTIVIGASCDTNEVHFAWLNTPKDNGGIEGVTYPILADTHRHLANLLGIVDQDIDFDDEGNEIFTGSNVTYRATYLIDETGKIFHEAVNDMPLGRNVAEFLRLIDAYTHVQKHGEVCPANWEEGKDAMKADRNSTAEYLAKH, from the coding sequence ATGTCATTAGTAGGAAGACAATTTCCAAATGTAGCAATTGACGCGATGAGCGAAATGGGTGATAACTTAAGAATTAACATCCTAGAAGAAGCGGTTAACAACCAACAAAAAGTTTTGTTGTTCTGGTATCCAAAAGATTTCACTTTTGTATGTCCTACAGAATTGCACGCTTTCCAAGAAGCTTTGGAGGAATTCAAAAAAAGAAACACTATCGTAATCGGTGCGTCTTGCGATACCAACGAAGTACACTTTGCATGGTTGAACACGCCAAAAGATAATGGTGGTATCGAAGGGGTAACTTACCCTATCCTAGCGGACACACACAGACATCTTGCTAACCTTTTAGGAATTGTTGATCAAGATATCGATTTTGATGATGAAGGAAACGAAATCTTCACAGGGTCTAACGTAACTTACAGAGCAACTTATCTAATCGACGAGACTGGAAAAATCTTCCACGAAGCGGTTAACGATATGCCACTTGGTAGAAATGTTGCAGAATTCTTGAGACTTATCGATGCCTATACGCACGTACAAAAGCATGGTGAAGTTTGTCCAGCTAACTGGGAAGAAGGTAAAGACGCTATGAAAGCAGACAGAAACTCTACAGCAGAATACTTAGCAAAACACTAA
- a CDS encoding thioredoxin family protein: MFLELTEDNLQQILADNPKVMVQYGASWCGNCRIMKPKFKKLASENEDIPFYYVDAEKLPESRKMANVDNLPTFAAFENGALKNQVQTNQAESLNNLFNELKA, from the coding sequence ATGTTTTTAGAATTAACAGAAGATAACCTACAACAAATCCTTGCTGACAACCCAAAAGTTATGGTGCAATATGGTGCATCATGGTGCGGCAATTGTAGAATTATGAAGCCAAAATTCAAAAAATTAGCTTCAGAAAACGAAGATATTCCGTTCTATTATGTAGATGCAGAAAAACTTCCAGAAAGTAGAAAAATGGCGAACGTGGACAACCTTCCAACTTTTGCAGCTTTTGAAAATGGTGCTTTGAAAAATCAAGTGCAAACCAATCAAGCAGAAAGTTTGAACAATTTGTTCAACGAATTGAAAGCCTAA
- a CDS encoding DUF6952 family protein, which translates to MKLPIIRQFYQNQTPEQLNTALEVLENYCEFRSVKEEELDVVGEMITNICGALEVHNEVKNGLSEKDALNAFAQKVMGSIDK; encoded by the coding sequence ATGAAATTACCAATTATAAGACAATTTTATCAAAACCAAACACCAGAGCAACTTAACACCGCTTTGGAGGTTTTAGAAAATTACTGTGAATTTCGTAGCGTGAAAGAAGAAGAATTGGATGTTGTTGGCGAAATGATTACCAATATCTGTGGCGCGCTAGAAGTACACAACGAAGTTAAAAACGGTTTGTCAGAAAAAGATGCCCTGAATGCTTTTGCACAAAAAGTAATGGGTTCTATTGATAAATAG
- a CDS encoding HAD family hydrolase: MKLKNIIFDFGGVLMDWDPRYYFKNHFETQSEMDFFLNNIATNTWNMEQDRGRSLERGTEKLVREHPLFEKDIRAYYDNWTTMLRGDIPQNVAVLRQLDGKYPLYGLTNWSSETFPYALENYDFFKIFDGKIVVSGDEKLIKPDPKIYQVLLKRYNLKAEESVFIDDNIQNIETAKDLGFATIHVKQETDLGQELRNLGFEF, from the coding sequence ATGAAACTTAAAAATATTATATTTGATTTTGGAGGCGTTTTAATGGATTGGGACCCTAGATATTATTTTAAAAACCATTTTGAAACCCAAAGCGAGATGGATTTTTTTCTTAATAATATCGCAACCAATACCTGGAACATGGAGCAAGATCGCGGAAGAAGTCTGGAGCGTGGCACAGAAAAACTTGTCAGAGAGCATCCTCTTTTCGAAAAAGATATCCGCGCCTATTACGATAACTGGACAACAATGTTGCGTGGTGACATTCCTCAAAATGTTGCAGTTCTTAGACAATTAGACGGCAAATATCCATTGTATGGTTTGACCAATTGGTCTTCGGAAACTTTTCCTTATGCTTTAGAAAACTATGATTTTTTCAAAATTTTTGATGGCAAAATTGTAGTTTCGGGGGACGAAAAACTCATCAAACCCGATCCTAAAATTTATCAAGTTTTATTAAAACGTTACAATCTGAAAGCTGAAGAATCTGTTTTTATTGACGATAATATCCAAAATATTGAAACAGCAAAAGATTTGGGATTCGCAACAATTCATGTGAAACAAGAGACGGATCTCGGGCAAGAACTTCGTAACTTAGGCTTCGAGTTTTAA
- a CDS encoding DsbA family protein, which yields MNQNKMKVEIWSDIMCPFCYIGKRHFEAALEHFDHKKDVEIEWKSFQLDPTIPEEVKIRTTMTDYMANRKGMNVDDVQAMFENVVSMAKDAGLDFDFDIQLLANSIKAHRIIQFAKEKNLGDQAEEVFFKAYFTEGKDLADDATLLELSSNIGLSQDDVNNALSQDEFLKYAKDDIAEAQDLGIDSVPFFVFNRKFAVKGAQPAHHFLDALKQSYADYSKESGFKTLDSNDTASCDVDGKCD from the coding sequence ATGAATCAAAATAAAATGAAAGTAGAAATCTGGAGCGACATCATGTGTCCTTTCTGCTATATTGGAAAACGCCACTTCGAAGCGGCTCTAGAACATTTCGATCACAAAAAGGATGTGGAAATCGAATGGAAATCTTTCCAACTGGATCCCACAATTCCCGAAGAAGTGAAAATCCGAACAACAATGACCGACTATATGGCCAACCGAAAAGGCATGAACGTTGACGATGTCCAAGCCATGTTCGAGAATGTCGTTTCTATGGCAAAAGATGCGGGATTGGATTTCGATTTTGATATTCAGTTATTGGCGAATTCTATTAAAGCGCACAGAATTATTCAGTTTGCTAAAGAAAAAAACTTAGGAGATCAGGCCGAGGAAGTTTTCTTCAAAGCATATTTTACCGAAGGAAAAGATTTGGCGGACGATGCAACTTTGTTAGAATTAAGCTCTAATATTGGGCTTTCACAAGACGACGTCAACAATGCCTTATCGCAAGATGAATTTTTGAAATACGCCAAAGACGACATTGCCGAAGCACAAGATTTAGGCATTGACTCGGTTCCGTTTTTTGTATTCAATAGAAAATTTGCTGTTAAAGGCGCACAGCCAGCACATCATTTCTTAGATGCTTTGAAACAATCTTATGCGGATTATAGTAAAGAATCTGGTTTTAAAACATTGGATTCTAATGATACTGCAAGTTGCGATGTTGACGGAAAATGTGATTGA
- a CDS encoding GNAT family N-acetyltransferase has product MIFRKAHFEEVDEIWSILQFAIKSRKNDGSNQWQDGYPNRNSILQDLENDCAYVLADERGVLAYGAVIFDEEPAYNDIVGKWLSDGDYVVVHRVAAAERSKGMGIATRFFNEVENFATSKNVHSVKVDTNFDNLAMMRILDKLNYQYCGEVYFRGSARKAFEKLV; this is encoded by the coding sequence ATGATTTTTAGGAAAGCCCATTTTGAAGAAGTGGATGAGATATGGAGTATTCTGCAATTTGCAATTAAGAGTCGAAAAAATGATGGCAGCAATCAATGGCAAGATGGTTATCCTAACCGGAATTCAATACTTCAAGATTTAGAAAATGATTGTGCTTATGTTTTAGCTGACGAACGCGGTGTTTTAGCTTACGGCGCTGTGATTTTTGATGAAGAACCTGCCTATAACGACATCGTTGGGAAATGGCTTTCCGATGGCGATTATGTTGTGGTGCATCGTGTAGCTGCAGCAGAGCGCTCGAAAGGAATGGGCATTGCAACTCGGTTTTTCAATGAAGTTGAAAATTTTGCAACGTCCAAAAATGTCCATAGTGTAAAAGTGGATACCAATTTTGATAATCTTGCAATGATGAGAATTTTAGACAAACTGAATTATCAATATTGCGGAGAAGTATATTTCCGAGGCAGCGCCAGAAAAGCCTTTGAAAAGTTGGTTTAA
- a CDS encoding response regulator, translating to MSKKRVLIFDDDAVILEVVGIIFEDAGYEVEISETSHDIIEKVADFQPNVILMDNWIPNIGGVEATKLLKSHDEFKNIPVIYTTANNDIVALAKEAQADDFIEKPFDLEDLEKKVENFLQ from the coding sequence ATGAGTAAGAAAAGAGTTTTAATTTTTGATGACGACGCAGTAATTCTGGAAGTTGTGGGAATTATTTTTGAAGATGCAGGTTATGAAGTGGAAATTTCTGAAACGTCTCATGATATTATAGAAAAAGTTGCAGATTTCCAACCGAATGTTATTTTGATGGATAATTGGATTCCAAATATTGGTGGCGTAGAAGCTACAAAACTTTTGAAATCGCATGACGAATTCAAAAATATTCCAGTGATTTATACCACAGCAAATAACGATATTGTTGCGCTTGCCAAAGAAGCTCAGGCAGATGATTTTATTGAAAAACCATTTGATTTGGAAGATTTGGAAAAAAAAGTAGAAAATTTTTTACAATAA
- a CDS encoding chemotaxis protein CheB, with protein sequence MNEANTELVIIGGSAGSLQVILEMIKKLDIDLGFPMVLVVHRKAQSTSLLPILMTQISALKVKEVEDKTELDKKCIYIAPADYHLLFESKNKVSLDASEKVNYSRPSIDVSFKSAAETFGKNVVAILLSGANADGTEGLEYIKKNKGKVWIQNPDTAEVDYMPKQAIRNVEFDCIFEAEDLAQKINRLKYIH encoded by the coding sequence ATGAACGAAGCAAATACAGAATTGGTAATTATTGGAGGTTCCGCAGGAAGTTTGCAAGTCATCTTGGAAATGATTAAAAAACTGGATATTGATTTGGGTTTTCCAATGGTATTAGTCGTTCACAGAAAAGCGCAATCTACAAGTCTTTTGCCTATTTTGATGACACAAATTTCAGCATTAAAAGTGAAAGAAGTTGAGGACAAAACAGAACTCGATAAAAAATGTATTTACATTGCACCAGCGGATTATCACTTGCTTTTTGAATCGAAAAATAAAGTATCTTTAGATGCTTCGGAAAAAGTAAATTACTCAAGACCTTCGATTGATGTAAGTTTCAAATCCGCGGCAGAAACCTTCGGGAAAAATGTGGTGGCAATTTTATTATCTGGCGCCAATGCCGATGGTACCGAAGGATTAGAATATATTAAAAAAAATAAAGGAAAAGTCTGGATACAAAATCCTGACACTGCAGAAGTCGATTATATGCCAAAACAGGCGATACGAAATGTAGAATTTGATTGTATTTTTGAGGCCGAAGATTTGGCTCAGAAAATTAATCGTTTGAAATATATTCATTAA
- a CDS encoding CheR family methyltransferase — translation MLEPSIVKDEDVEFLIKDIHELYGYDFSQYSRASFKRRINRICLIDKFTSYAELRYTIVNDPEYFKRFVEEITVNVTEMFRDSSFFKTLREHILPQLDTYPLIRIWVAGCSTGEEAYSIAILLKEANLYHKSLIYGTDINPSVLEKARAGIFPLQQMKLYTENYIQSGGEKDFSDYYTANYDSVKFDKSLQEKLILSTHNLVSDSSFNSFQLIICRNVLIYFEKILQERVFQLFDESLENLGYLALGSKETLRFSKLNNNFHQIDNQKIWKKLEHH, via the coding sequence ATGTTGGAACCAAGTATTGTAAAGGACGAGGATGTAGAATTTCTTATAAAAGATATTCATGAGTTGTATGGTTACGACTTTTCACAATACAGCAGAGCTTCCTTCAAACGCCGTATTAACCGCATTTGTTTAATCGATAAATTCACAAGTTATGCAGAATTGCGCTATACAATTGTTAACGATCCAGAGTATTTCAAACGTTTCGTAGAGGAAATTACAGTCAATGTCACCGAGATGTTTCGTGATTCATCATTTTTCAAAACTTTGCGGGAGCATATTTTACCACAATTGGATACCTATCCATTGATTCGGATTTGGGTCGCGGGGTGTTCCACAGGTGAAGAAGCTTATTCTATCGCTATTTTATTGAAAGAGGCTAATTTGTATCATAAATCTTTGATATACGGAACAGACATTAATCCATCGGTCTTGGAAAAGGCTAGGGCAGGTATTTTTCCGCTTCAACAAATGAAATTATACACCGAAAATTATATTCAATCTGGTGGAGAAAAAGATTTTTCAGATTATTATACTGCCAATTATGACAGTGTGAAATTTGATAAAAGCCTACAAGAAAAACTCATTTTATCCACTCATAATTTAGTTTCAGACAGTTCATTTAACAGTTTTCAATTGATAATTTGTAGAAATGTTCTCATTTATTTTGAAAAAATATTACAGGAAAGGGTTTTTCAATTGTTTGACGAGAGTCTGGAAAATTTAGGATATTTGGCTTTGGGTTCTAAAGAAACCTTGAGATTTTCAAAACTTAATAATAATTTTCATCAAATTGATAATCAGAAGATTTGGAAAAAACTAGAACATCATTAA
- a CDS encoding response regulator — MFGCTKVNIEILKSQNDFNLVLMDMMMPEMDGYQATKLIRNIEEIKHLPIIAVTAQAMPEDRQKCLEAGAQDYVSKPIDVDVLIKAMEKLL; from the coding sequence GTGTTTGGATGTACGAAAGTTAATATTGAAATTTTAAAATCTCAAAACGATTTTAATCTTGTGCTTATGGATATGATGATGCCAGAAATGGACGGTTACCAAGCAACCAAATTGATAAGAAATATTGAAGAAATAAAACACCTTCCGATAATCGCAGTTACCGCGCAAGCCATGCCCGAAGATCGACAGAAATGTTTGGAAGCAGGTGCTCAGGACTATGTGTCAAAGCCGATAGATGTGGATGTTTTGATAAAAGCAATGGAAAAATTATTATAA
- a CDS encoding response regulator produces the protein MAKKIIRNLQFGIGMSLFMLFASLIISYFSIQKQVEFRENRSQSRRSITAAKDVLFALLDAETGNRGFQLSGQEAYLEPFERGMAEYPKAIANLKNLSFENKIQKERANELEKLVNERSAVLEYLIDKKRKGEDISQSEMLKSKTSMDKTRKLVDDFVNFEENQLDLKNAELKKSSEITNFFLLFSGLAAIVITSYLYFRLRNDIRRRDILERKLLAKDKMMTNRVNAIQQVANRVAKGDYSQRAIAEEEDDLGVLVESLNHMTESLQKSFNKINKSDWNQKGLASLNEFLVGNKSIKELSHSALNHLVEYGNCASGALYLLDDNALKLFSSYGLENNVKTVFEPGQGILGQSFLQKRIKAYNNIKEEDVVASFVSAQLRINGILHVPIMLGNQAIGIIELNSGENFNDDLVNFYVECCRIIGIAINAAQGREKEQRLLEETQAQSEELQVQHSELENLNTELEAQTQKLQASEEELRVQQEELMQTNAELEERSKLLEEKNHLIADRNIEIQKKAEELALSTKYKSEFLANMSHELRTPLNSILLLSRLMAENPDENLNEDQIESAKVILSSGSSLLTLIDEILDLAKIESGKMSLDYQKVFIQDVVKDLQKLFNPLMQEKNIDFIINIDPELQTSIETDRLRLDQVLRNLMSNALKFTAQGNIRLNIRKDPAQQDFVIFSVKDTGIGIPEDKQRIIFEAFQQADGSTRRKFGGTGLGLSISREIAKLLGGELLLQSKVNEGSEFSLVIPISSNLKTEYVNRDQDLIETIQEDIQEIKEIIAYDDVELPVPVDILRIPEDIPDDRDRILKDDKVILIVEDDVNFAKALVKYAHTQNYKAVAIVRGDYALQAALNYHPLAILLDVQLPVKDGWQVMDELKANLQTKHIPVHMMSSLHVKQESLMKGAIDFISKPIALEQMADVFKKIEDALSKSLQKVLIVEENARHATALSYFLSNFNISSSVEDTAENCVKAFTQQNLDCVILNVEHSRGEEYAIIESIKSHEGLENLPIIIFIDRNLSKSEELKIKQYADSIVVKTAHSYQRILDEVGLFLHLVEEKNNHEETRSTTLGSLTEVLSGKKILITDDDVRNIFSLTKVLEKYKVEVVLAMDGKQALHQIKEHPDIDVILMDMMMPEMDGYETIREIRKQPTLARLPIIAITAKSMIGEREKCIEAGASDYISKPVDTDQLLSLLRVWMYES, from the coding sequence ATGGCAAAAAAAATTATAAGAAATCTACAATTTGGAATCGGTATGTCATTATTTATGCTGTTTGCGAGCTTAATAATCTCGTATTTCAGCATTCAAAAACAAGTCGAATTCCGCGAAAACAGATCCCAATCTCGACGGTCTATTACTGCGGCAAAAGATGTTTTGTTTGCACTTTTGGATGCTGAAACAGGGAACAGAGGCTTCCAACTTTCGGGACAAGAAGCTTATCTGGAGCCTTTTGAGAGAGGGATGGCAGAATATCCAAAAGCTATTGCCAATCTTAAAAATTTAAGTTTTGAAAATAAAATTCAAAAAGAGAGAGCTAACGAGCTTGAAAAATTGGTTAACGAGAGAAGCGCAGTTTTAGAATATTTGATCGATAAAAAAAGAAAAGGCGAAGATATCTCCCAATCCGAAATGCTGAAAAGCAAAACTTCGATGGATAAAACCAGAAAATTGGTTGATGATTTTGTAAATTTTGAGGAAAATCAACTGGATTTAAAAAACGCAGAGCTCAAAAAATCGTCAGAAATTACAAACTTTTTTCTTTTATTTTCCGGGCTTGCCGCTATTGTCATCACCTCATATTTATATTTTAGATTGCGGAACGACATTCGTAGGAGAGATATTTTGGAAAGAAAACTTTTGGCTAAAGATAAGATGATGACCAATCGTGTTAATGCCATTCAGCAAGTTGCAAACCGCGTAGCAAAAGGTGATTACAGCCAACGTGCCATTGCGGAGGAAGAGGATGATTTGGGCGTTTTGGTAGAATCGCTGAATCATATGACAGAATCTTTACAAAAGTCTTTTAATAAAATCAACAAAAGCGATTGGAATCAAAAAGGCTTGGCGAGTTTGAATGAATTTTTAGTTGGAAACAAATCCATCAAGGAGCTTTCTCATTCCGCTTTAAATCATCTTGTAGAATATGGAAACTGCGCGAGTGGCGCTCTTTATTTATTAGACGACAATGCTTTGAAATTGTTTAGCTCTTATGGACTTGAAAATAATGTGAAAACTGTTTTTGAGCCTGGACAAGGTATTTTAGGCCAGTCATTTTTACAAAAAAGAATCAAAGCATACAATAATATTAAAGAAGAAGATGTTGTGGCAAGTTTTGTAAGCGCACAACTAAGAATTAATGGAATTTTGCACGTTCCGATTATGTTGGGAAACCAGGCCATTGGAATTATTGAGCTAAATTCTGGTGAAAATTTTAATGACGATTTGGTGAATTTTTATGTTGAGTGTTGCCGAATTATTGGTATAGCGATCAATGCCGCCCAAGGTCGCGAAAAAGAGCAGCGACTTTTGGAAGAAACGCAAGCACAGTCGGAAGAATTGCAAGTACAGCATTCCGAACTGGAAAATTTGAATACCGAACTTGAAGCGCAAACGCAAAAGCTTCAAGCTTCTGAAGAAGAATTGCGCGTACAACAAGAAGAATTGATGCAAACCAATGCCGAACTGGAAGAACGCTCAAAACTGCTTGAAGAAAAAAATCATTTGATTGCCGATCGCAATATCGAAATTCAAAAAAAGGCCGAAGAATTGGCTTTGAGCACCAAGTATAAATCGGAATTCCTGGCGAATATGTCGCACGAATTGCGTACACCGCTTAATTCTATATTGTTGCTTTCGCGACTGATGGCGGAAAATCCTGACGAAAATCTTAACGAAGATCAAATAGAATCTGCAAAAGTAATTTTAAGTTCTGGGAGCAGTTTGCTGACGCTTATTGATGAGATTTTGGATTTGGCTAAAATTGAATCTGGAAAAATGAGTTTGGATTACCAAAAGGTTTTTATACAAGATGTTGTAAAAGATTTGCAAAAGCTTTTCAATCCTTTGATGCAGGAAAAAAACATTGATTTCATTATCAATATCGATCCAGAACTTCAGACAAGCATCGAAACGGATCGTTTGAGATTGGACCAAGTGTTGAGAAATCTAATGTCTAATGCACTCAAATTCACTGCGCAAGGAAATATTAGGCTTAATATTAGAAAAGATCCAGCTCAACAAGATTTTGTGATTTTCTCGGTAAAAGATACAGGAATCGGAATTCCAGAAGATAAACAACGTATTATTTTTGAGGCTTTTCAACAAGCTGATGGATCAACAAGACGAAAATTTGGAGGCACTGGTTTGGGACTTTCTATCAGTCGAGAAATTGCAAAATTGTTGGGTGGCGAATTGCTACTTCAGTCCAAAGTTAATGAAGGTTCAGAGTTTAGTTTAGTTATTCCCATTTCATCAAATTTAAAAACAGAATACGTTAATAGAGATCAAGATTTAATAGAAACAATTCAGGAGGATATTCAGGAGATTAAAGAAATCATCGCTTATGACGATGTTGAGCTGCCTGTGCCCGTTGATATTTTACGAATTCCAGAGGATATTCCCGATGATAGAGATCGCATTCTTAAAGATGATAAAGTAATTCTTATTGTTGAAGATGACGTTAATTTTGCGAAAGCTTTGGTGAAATATGCGCATACCCAAAATTATAAAGCCGTTGCGATCGTGCGTGGGGATTATGCACTTCAAGCAGCGCTTAACTATCATCCTTTGGCGATTTTGTTAGATGTGCAACTTCCTGTAAAAGATGGTTGGCAAGTCATGGACGAACTGAAAGCAAACCTCCAGACCAAGCATATTCCTGTGCATATGATGTCATCTCTGCACGTAAAACAAGAAAGTTTGATGAAAGGTGCTATTGATTTTATTAGTAAACCAATAGCTCTTGAGCAAATGGCTGATGTTTTCAAAAAGATTGAAGATGCTTTGAGTAAGTCTTTGCAAAAAGTTTTAATTGTTGAAGAAAATGCCAGACATGCTACTGCATTATCTTATTTTCTGAGCAATTTTAATATCTCTTCTTCGGTGGAAGATACAGCGGAGAATTGCGTGAAGGCTTTTACTCAACAAAATCTTGACTGCGTTATCCTGAATGTGGAACATTCACGGGGCGAAGAATATGCAATTATAGAATCCATCAAAAGTCATGAAGGTTTGGAAAATCTTCCGATTATCATTTTTATCGATAGAAATTTATCAAAATCTGAAGAATTGAAAATCAAACAATATGCAGATTCTATTGTTGTAAAAACGGCACATTCTTATCAAAGAATTCTGGATGAAGTTGGTTTGTTCTTACATTTGGTGGAAGAAAAAAACAATCATGAGGAAACCAGAAGTACAACTTTGGGTTCTTTAACAGAGGTTTTGAGTGGTAAAAAAATATTGATTACCGATGACGATGTTCGCAATATTTTCTCTTTGACCAAAGTTTTAGAAAAATACAAAGTGGAAGTGGTTTTGGCGATGGACGGAAAGCAAGCTTTGCATCAAATTAAAGAACATCCAGATATCGATGTTATTTTGATGGATATGATGATGCCCGAAATGGACGGCTACGAAACCATTCGAGAAATTCGCAAACAACCCACGTTGGCGCGACTTCCTATTATTGCCATTACTGCAAAGTCTATGATTGGCGAACGCGAAAAATGCATCGAAGCAGGTGCTTCAGATTACATTTCAAAACCTGTAGATACCGATCAGTTGTTGTCTTTGCTTCGTGTTTGGATGTACGAAAGTTAA